A single window of Intrasporangium calvum DSM 43043 DNA harbors:
- the cbiQ gene encoding cobalt ECF transporter T component CbiQ, which produces MGAPHGHALHFHGHSPVHRLPAHVKIVVLVGYVLAVVATPRGVFWPYAAHLLALAGAVAVSRVPLAHLAKRLVIEVPFVVFALVLPFVATGPRTAVGPVEISQPGLEAAAALLAKGTLGVLASLLLAATTEPRDIVAGFEKLRLPQSLVQIMSFMLRYTEVVAADLGRMRVARESRGFRARSVRQWPALGATLGALFIRSYERGERVHLAMLSRGYTGRLPTLRPLTATGSQWAASGLLPIACGLVSAAAVLAG; this is translated from the coding sequence ATGGGAGCACCCCACGGGCACGCCCTCCACTTCCACGGCCACTCGCCGGTGCATCGGCTCCCGGCCCACGTGAAGATCGTCGTCCTCGTCGGCTACGTCCTCGCTGTCGTGGCCACTCCCCGAGGCGTCTTCTGGCCGTATGCCGCTCACCTCCTCGCGCTCGCCGGTGCCGTCGCCGTGTCGCGAGTCCCGTTGGCGCACCTGGCCAAGCGGCTCGTCATCGAGGTGCCCTTCGTGGTCTTCGCCCTCGTCCTGCCCTTCGTCGCCACTGGGCCGCGGACCGCAGTCGGGCCGGTCGAGATCTCACAGCCGGGCCTCGAGGCGGCTGCTGCCCTCTTGGCGAAGGGAACCCTCGGCGTCCTCGCCTCGCTGCTCCTGGCGGCGACCACGGAGCCCCGGGACATCGTCGCCGGCTTCGAGAAGCTGCGCCTGCCGCAGTCCCTCGTCCAGATCATGAGCTTCATGCTCCGCTACACCGAGGTCGTCGCCGCAGACCTCGGGCGGATGCGGGTCGCACGGGAGTCGAGGGGCTTCCGCGCCCGGTCGGTCCGCCAGTGGCCCGCGCTCGGGGCCACCCTGGGCGCCCTCTTCATCCGGTCCTATGAGCGGGGGGAACGCGTGCACCTGGCGATGCTGTCGCGCGGCTACACCGGGCGACTGCCGACGCTCCGGCCGCTCACGGCCACCGGCTCGCAGTGGGCGGCCAGCGGCCTGCTGCCCATCGCGTGCGGCCTCGTCAGCGCGGCGGCGGTGCTGGCCGGATGA
- a CDS encoding PDGLE domain-containing protein → MSLRRFAVIALAVTLLTAGVLSWFASSNPDGLERVAQTLGFAQTAQEHAASDSPLADYRAEGVEDARLSGGLAGVIGVVVTGLLMGGLLLVLRRRGDPGPPDGRPTSPDRS, encoded by the coding sequence GTGAGCCTGCGCCGCTTCGCCGTCATCGCCCTCGCCGTCACCCTCCTCACCGCCGGCGTGCTGTCGTGGTTCGCCTCCAGCAACCCCGACGGTCTCGAGCGCGTCGCCCAGACGCTGGGGTTCGCCCAGACCGCCCAGGAGCACGCCGCCTCCGACAGTCCGCTCGCCGACTACCGGGCGGAGGGTGTCGAGGACGCGCGCCTCTCGGGCGGGCTCGCCGGGGTCATCGGAGTCGTCGTCACCGGGCTGCTCATGGGTGGGCTCCTCCTCGTGCTCCGTCGTCGCGGCGACCCGGGTCCCCCCGACGGCCGGCCAACCTCCCCGGACCGGTCCTGA